A genome region from Lucilia cuprina isolate Lc7/37 chromosome 3, ASM2204524v1, whole genome shotgun sequence includes the following:
- the LOC111677750 gene encoding putative glycine-rich cell wall structural protein 1 isoform X1: MKLYVLLIFVLALITLTLGREVSDHGLPGQPGLPGGLDGKGGDGGKGGGSGGSDGGKGGGSDGGKGGDSDGGKGGDSDGGKGGNGGGGCNGGGGGGGGGGNGKGGKGGDGGKCLH, encoded by the exons ATGAAATTATACGTTTTACTGATTTTTGTTTTGGCTTTAATAACCTTGACGTTAG gTCGCGAAGTTAGTGATCATGGTCTACCAGGTCAACCTGGTTTACCAGGAGGTTTAGATGGAAAGGGTGGTGACGGTGGTAAAGGTGGTGGTAGTGGTGGTTCTGATGGCGGTAAAGGTGGCGGTTCAGATGGTGGTAAAGGTGGCGATTCTGATGGTGGTAAAGGTGGCGATTCTGATGGTGGTAAAGGTGGAAATGGGGGTGGCGGTTGCAATGGCGGAGGTGGCGGAGGCGGCGGTGGCGGAAACGGCAAAGGTGGCAAGGGTGGAGATGGCGGCAAATGCcttcattaa
- the LOC111677762 gene encoding putative glycine-rich cell wall structural protein 1, producing the protein MRYLMLLTYLCALLVFTKASPLPDGGGGGGGGGGGIGRGCNCEPGGGGGGVGGGGNGNGPGGLGGAAGPDCVRPSWLPPCP; encoded by the exons ATGAGATATCTGATGTTATTGACATATTTGTGTGCTCTACTGGTATTTACTAAAG CTTCTCCCCTgcctgatggtggtggaggaggTGGTGGAGGCGGCGGCGGTATTGGTCGAGGTTGTAATTGTGAGCCAGGTGGTGGTGGAGGAGGTGTCGGAGGTGGTGGGAATGGAAATGGACCGGGTGGTTTGGGAGGTGCTGCTGGACCTGATTGTGTACGACCTTCTTGGCTGCCACCCTGTCcctaa
- the LOC111677757 gene encoding putative glycine-rich cell wall structural protein 1, with translation MKFLVFLTCLCALLAFINASPLPGGGGGGGGGGGGRGCNCEPGGGGGGGGGGGGGHGNGPGGPGGAGGPDCVRPSWMPPCP, from the exons ATGAAGTTTCTAGTGTTTTTGACGTGTTTGTGTGCTCTATTGGCATTTATTAATG caTCTCCTCTGCCTGGCGGAGGAGGTGGAGGTGGCGGCGGCGGTGGTGGTCGCGGCTGTAATTGTGAACCCGGTGGTGGAGGAGGAGGTGGCGGAGGCGGTGGTGGTGGTCATGGCAATGGACCGGGTGGGCCTGGTGGTGCAGGAGGACCTGATTGTGTGCGTCCTTCTTGGATGCCTCCTTGTCCATAA
- the LOC111677750 gene encoding H/ACA ribonucleoprotein complex subunit 1-like isoform X2 has product MKLYVLLIFVLALITLTLGREVSDHGLPGQPGLPGGLDGKGGDGGKGGDSDGGKGGDSDGGKGGNGGGGCNGGGGGGGGGGNGKGGKGGDGGKCLH; this is encoded by the exons ATGAAATTATACGTTTTACTGATTTTTGTTTTGGCTTTAATAACCTTGACGTTAG gTCGCGAAGTTAGTGATCATGGTCTACCAGGTCAACCTGGTTTACCAGGAGGTTTAGATGGAAAGGGTGGTGACGGTGGTAAAG GTGGCGATTCTGATGGTGGTAAAGGTGGCGATTCTGATGGTGGTAAAGGTGGAAATGGGGGTGGCGGTTGCAATGGCGGAGGTGGCGGAGGCGGCGGTGGCGGAAACGGCAAAGGTGGCAAGGGTGGAGATGGCGGCAAATGCcttcattaa
- the LOC124418943 gene encoding putative uncharacterized protein DDB_G0287183, with protein MKFYAFFIILVLALLASAMGNPNPEPLPGGGGGGGGGGGGDYGGGGGGGGGGGGR; from the exons ATGAAATTCTACgctttctttattattttggttttggcTTTGTTAGCAAGTGCTATGG gTAATCCCAATCCCGAGCCTCTGCCAGGTGGTGGCGGCGGAGGAGGTGGCGGTGGAGGCGGTGATTATGGAGGTGGTGGCGGCGGAGGAGGCGGTGGTGGTGGTAGATAA